In Fluviispira sanaruensis, a genomic segment contains:
- a CDS encoding small ribosomal subunit Rsm22 family protein, with translation MRNFYEVNGNVFFNIEKYMVEWEKYIGIYDKNGTEKKGSAQSLGSHVQKLWKNFNEDRSQLDKHYMETAIGLQAYISSFLLPNIERVFSLLVRDENIFAIESLLVTEKEELVISDFGCGPLSGSVAILALVEYLLAQNSKLFAPKKICIYAIDRSEKVVELGAKFVKNSIITDNSISIERLTSPAKISKEIDIALCINVFNEIPEKHRFKTLKSIYDNTHEGALLLIMEPGQEEHAKALGALRDHFIENSENCEIISPCAHNKPCPLSQNTGRKDWCWFRHSWNPPTSLKLIDKYSKIDHHELNFSYLFLQKNKIRSAENYFARCVSDEFALDLKGNKAQFDYFTNNLSSGDKEEFIEMTQYEGGLQKILLCTQTGALESAFMIADPEQKEYRRGRRIKESDELYMRAKERI, from the coding sequence ATGAGAAATTTCTATGAAGTCAATGGTAATGTTTTTTTTAATATCGAAAAGTATATGGTTGAGTGGGAAAAATATATAGGTATTTATGACAAAAATGGAACTGAAAAAAAAGGATCTGCACAAAGTTTAGGTTCGCATGTACAAAAACTATGGAAAAACTTTAACGAAGATCGCAGCCAGCTTGATAAACATTATATGGAAACAGCAATTGGTTTACAGGCATATATCTCATCTTTTTTATTGCCTAATATAGAACGAGTTTTTTCGCTTTTAGTAAGAGACGAGAATATATTTGCAATTGAAAGTCTTTTAGTAACAGAAAAAGAAGAGTTAGTTATAAGCGATTTTGGTTGTGGCCCACTCAGTGGAAGCGTCGCTATTCTTGCCTTGGTTGAGTATTTATTAGCGCAAAACTCGAAATTATTTGCTCCGAAAAAAATATGTATTTACGCGATAGATAGATCTGAAAAGGTTGTAGAGCTTGGGGCAAAATTTGTTAAAAATTCTATTATAACTGATAATTCCATAAGCATTGAAAGATTAACATCTCCTGCTAAAATAAGTAAAGAGATCGATATTGCTTTGTGTATAAATGTTTTTAATGAAATTCCAGAAAAGCACAGATTCAAAACGTTGAAATCAATTTATGATAATACCCATGAAGGTGCTCTTTTACTGATTATGGAACCAGGGCAAGAAGAACATGCAAAAGCTTTAGGTGCTTTGCGAGATCATTTCATAGAAAATTCTGAAAACTGTGAAATTATCTCACCCTGTGCACATAATAAACCTTGTCCGCTTTCACAAAATACAGGGCGGAAAGATTGGTGCTGGTTTAGGCACTCATGGAATCCGCCTACATCTTTAAAATTAATAGATAAGTACTCCAAAATTGATCACCATGAATTAAATTTTTCATATTTATTTTTACAAAAAAATAAAATCCGTTCTGCAGAAAATTATTTTGCCCGTTGTGTGAGTGATGAATTTGCTTTGGATTTAAAGGGAAATAAAGCACAATTTGATTATTTTACAAACAACTTATCCTCTGGGGATAAAGAAGAATTTATTGAAATGACTCAGTATGAAGGGGGGCTGCAAAAGATTTTATTGTGTACACAGACAGGTGCGCTTGAATCTGCATTTATGATTGCAGATCCTGAGCAAAAAGAGTACCGTAGGGGACGTAGAATAAAAGAGAGTGACGAATTGTACATGCGAGCCAAAGAACGGATTTAA
- the mltG gene encoding endolytic transglycosylase MltG, whose amino-acid sequence MIKRFIFLLLTIFSSFLVFSFLWFMYWLKSSNPLHKEPVEYSLIEGSTFTKVAYDLERQNVISHPKLFSVYAKIIQVTGDLKVGSYLFPVDISPDQVLSKLVRGDIITTRITIAEGLNIYQISELLSQYFPKVNYKIWIDLMHSKELIQYVSPQAKVNSLEGFIFPQTYVFNPSSPPKFIVKTFLTEFKKNVTQEMLDKAKQLGLSQLQYVTLASIVERETGLPTERERIAGVYWNRLKIKMKLQADPTVIYGVWKTYKGSLTRKDLVTPTPYNTYTQYGLPPGPIANPGLASLKATLSPVSNDLYFVAKGDGSHIFSKNLVDHNKAVRNYVIFLKKSKKESN is encoded by the coding sequence ATGATTAAAAGATTTATTTTTTTATTATTAACTATCTTCTCTTCCTTTCTTGTCTTCTCATTTCTTTGGTTTATGTATTGGCTAAAAAGTTCAAATCCATTGCACAAAGAGCCAGTTGAGTACAGTTTGATTGAAGGCTCAACATTTACAAAAGTTGCTTATGACTTGGAACGGCAAAATGTAATATCCCACCCAAAATTATTTTCAGTTTATGCAAAAATTATCCAAGTCACTGGCGATTTAAAAGTTGGCTCATATCTATTTCCAGTTGATATCTCACCCGATCAAGTTTTATCTAAACTGGTGCGTGGAGATATAATTACCACACGGATTACGATAGCTGAAGGTTTGAATATTTATCAAATTTCTGAATTATTAAGTCAATATTTCCCAAAAGTAAATTATAAAATTTGGATTGATTTAATGCATTCGAAGGAACTTATTCAATACGTATCGCCTCAGGCTAAAGTAAATTCTTTGGAAGGGTTTATCTTTCCACAAACTTATGTTTTCAATCCCAGTTCACCTCCAAAATTTATTGTAAAGACATTTTTAACTGAATTCAAAAAAAATGTTACCCAAGAAATGCTTGATAAAGCAAAGCAGTTAGGTTTGTCACAATTGCAATATGTTACTTTGGCTTCTATTGTTGAAAGAGAAACTGGTTTGCCCACTGAAAGAGAAAGAATTGCTGGAGTTTATTGGAATAGATTGAAAATAAAAATGAAACTTCAGGCAGACCCAACCGTGATCTATGGGGTTTGGAAAACTTATAAAGGGTCTCTTACGCGTAAAGATCTTGTGACCCCAACGCCGTATAACACTTATACCCAATACGGGCTTCCACCAGGGCCAATTGCAAATCCAGGTTTAGCAAGTTTAAAAGCAACATTGTCTCCTGTTTCTAATGATTTATATTTTGTAGCGAAAGGGGATGGTTCGCATATTTTCTCTAAAAATTTGGTGGATCATAATAAAGCAGTACGTAATTATGTTATTTTTTTAAAAAAGAGTAAAAAGGAAAGTAATTAA
- a CDS encoding serine hydrolase, whose protein sequence is MKKARQKYLEGFIPKNIIECLNELEKKVEQGLFTAWSFANNDYQVSCFWADEFKPSEIKSADGLRPSIHPTFDLASLTKPIFINLYLRYLLKNDFASLIHEPIKNLIKLEQCDIGNKDFYYFFNDPKNLHFTLDSFLSHMSGAKNWHWMGSCLWLQKATSHHNNANVYYSTLDNKDPLFHENVLGNLNKKAINDLNEQNFSSMIYSDINYYILARIIEMIDDENETWEKRLFFLNNYLDTEFSHASINSSYLKNCVPYYPYISSYNSELVSHQFKSFHFGSVHDSNANILSALGEKSNIVSGHAGLFGNISDLAKAVTALSRSQYIVRNNSAKEKRRFIAGLDTPETKTTTAGIKNWPIQFGDVFGHLGYTGTSFWFYNQLNKKVSDDYHILLTNRTSERKKMGVLKCPRILIVSEIKNNSTQYFQFMNKDISLIPFSEVHDLCQELSGYSHRIWDTGVLRSYPDMASIRKSIAHKLWDV, encoded by the coding sequence ATGAAAAAAGCAAGACAAAAATATTTAGAAGGTTTTATACCAAAAAACATTATTGAATGTCTAAACGAACTTGAAAAAAAGGTTGAGCAAGGATTATTCACTGCTTGGTCGTTTGCTAATAATGACTATCAAGTATCTTGCTTTTGGGCAGACGAATTTAAACCTTCTGAAATAAAATCTGCAGATGGCTTGCGTCCATCTATTCATCCAACTTTTGATTTAGCAAGTTTAACAAAGCCGATTTTTATTAATTTATATTTAAGATATTTATTAAAAAATGATTTTGCGTCATTGATTCATGAGCCAATTAAGAATTTAATTAAATTAGAACAGTGTGATATTGGCAATAAAGATTTTTATTATTTTTTTAATGATCCGAAGAATTTACATTTTACCTTAGATTCTTTCCTTTCTCATATGTCAGGTGCTAAAAACTGGCACTGGATGGGAAGTTGCCTATGGTTGCAAAAAGCGACATCGCATCATAATAATGCTAATGTCTATTATTCTACCCTTGATAATAAAGATCCTTTGTTTCATGAAAACGTATTGGGCAATTTGAATAAAAAAGCGATCAATGATTTGAATGAGCAGAATTTTTCATCCATGATATATTCCGATATTAATTATTATATTCTAGCAAGAATTATTGAAATGATAGATGATGAAAACGAGACTTGGGAAAAAAGGTTATTTTTTTTAAATAACTATTTAGACACCGAATTTTCTCATGCAAGTATTAATTCTTCTTACTTAAAAAATTGTGTGCCATATTATCCTTATATTTCTTCTTATAATTCAGAATTGGTATCTCACCAGTTTAAAAGTTTTCATTTTGGCTCTGTGCATGATAGCAATGCCAATATTCTATCAGCTCTCGGTGAAAAATCGAATATTGTCTCTGGGCATGCTGGATTATTTGGTAATATAAGTGATCTGGCGAAGGCTGTAACCGCACTTTCAAGAAGTCAATACATAGTGCGAAATAATTCAGCAAAAGAAAAGAGAAGATTTATTGCTGGGCTCGATACACCTGAAACAAAGACGACAACTGCCGGTATAAAAAATTGGCCCATTCAATTCGGCGACGTGTTTGGGCACTTGGGTTATACGGGTACTTCGTTTTGGTTTTACAATCAATTGAATAAAAAAGTTTCTGATGATTATCATATTTTATTGACAAATCGTACTTCTGAAAGAAAAAAAATGGGTGTTTTGAAATGTCCACGAATTTTAATTGTGAGTGAAATTAAAAATAACTCCACTCAGTATTTTCAATTCATGAATAAAGATATTTCACTTATCCCTTTTTCAGAAGTTCATGATTTATGCCAAGAACTGAGTGGATATTCTCATAGGATATGGGATACGGGTGTTTTAAGAAGTTATCCAGATATGGCAAGTATTAGGAAATCTATTGCACATAAATTATGGGATGTTTAA
- the nadC gene encoding carboxylating nicotinate-nucleotide diphosphorylase: MELTKVKPHCPYLMPKNELLQIDFIDFCNSKLGVSPNRVSADITLWLDEDHGSGDSTLFAGFPKNPIVNFFVVAKHDFILSGLHIMQEVFRQTSGGYTKIFSDFKDGMSLKKGDIVIAGNGSASSILLAERVALNFAAKMSGITNKTQHISAEIKKINKDIELLETRKTTPGLRMYEKYATRVGGARNHRHALDSGAMLKENHLRSIGSIEEALDNLNKNLPILTKIEIEVSDLVEFRTALKKRPDVIMLDNFPLSDVRTAIFEKNIYDKNIKIELSGNLDEKNLLEISSLEVDYLSMGALIHKAIWVDMSLQICRP; the protein is encoded by the coding sequence ATGGAACTGACTAAAGTAAAGCCACACTGTCCATATTTGATGCCAAAAAATGAGCTTTTGCAAATAGACTTTATTGACTTTTGCAACTCAAAACTTGGTGTATCACCCAATCGTGTCAGTGCAGATATAACTCTTTGGCTAGATGAAGACCATGGCTCTGGAGACTCAACTCTCTTTGCCGGCTTCCCCAAAAACCCTATTGTGAATTTTTTTGTGGTCGCCAAGCATGATTTCATACTCTCAGGATTGCATATAATGCAAGAGGTCTTTAGACAAACCTCCGGCGGATACACAAAAATATTTTCAGATTTTAAGGATGGAATGTCACTTAAAAAAGGCGATATTGTCATTGCAGGCAATGGCAGTGCAAGCTCGATTTTACTTGCAGAACGGGTTGCTCTTAATTTTGCTGCAAAAATGAGTGGAATAACGAATAAGACGCAGCACATTTCTGCTGAAATAAAAAAAATCAATAAAGATATTGAATTACTAGAAACTCGCAAAACCACTCCTGGGCTGCGCATGTATGAAAAATACGCAACGCGTGTAGGTGGAGCAAGAAATCACAGACATGCTCTCGATTCTGGCGCAATGCTAAAAGAAAATCACTTAAGAAGTATTGGTAGTATTGAAGAAGCTCTCGATAATTTAAATAAAAATCTTCCTATTTTAACGAAAATTGAAATTGAAGTGAGCGATTTAGTTGAATTTAGAACAGCTTTGAAAAAACGCCCCGACGTCATTATGCTTGATAATTTTCCATTAAGCGATGTGCGAACGGCAATCTTTGAGAAAAATATTTATGATAAAAATATAAAAATTGAATTGAGTGGTAATTTAGATGAAAAAAATCTATTAGAAATTAGTTCTTTAGAAGTTGATTACTTAAGTATGGGTGCTTTGATACACAAGGCAATATGGGTTGATATGAGCTTGCAAATCTGTCGGCCTTAA
- a CDS encoding type III pantothenate kinase, whose translation MSHSEIITYLTEQTDSTMDLAKKIARESNENKIFAVFAEKQTGGRGRNGSSWLQTEHPAISLHPSENISIFQNLAEALAQQTDFLPLTLVIPSQKIKVPFEWVTTLVGCAVFDSLKKTESFLLSHFQDLPFQNNKNIYIKWPNDIISYQNKNKLTTDPIYYKKICGILCETSSVQNNIGDFFIGIGLNFFKHPSTEKSTSFWESLFPLEINKTEKRNINKFLNTKSYIQTTISYFSETLLDELNEYLFVKRDVQQLKNLAIERSLPLGTILSVNKGTRVGEFLGIDDNAALLLSGSKDPILSGEVSIKEKNVNKIEQKNIKTTPSISNLSVAKISPTLAIDFGNTRVHIGFQSSDSKKYQIDIPYDVFLTKNIHNVRDALRPILEGFIADRNKKIDFIYTSVNSPEKTQETMKSIKNFLTTTFPEIILKENKFTEQDILSAIEISGDFDKKRLGADRALKFIFAAKEAQKTKRNTIIFSFGTAVTCEGVSANLNILENFIFPGLQMAFNAIHHYTALVPQFYANPELFSPNNRHWNQEIYVQRGIFLSTASTLLATLKMHSPCKCYLSGGNAEEIIKIINEVDPNNNLDIEIFPSIETDTLLNIKDHLLKTKKEVQIPQIDYFKKIKYTKVEHISNENSLNEETDLTHTDENIDQVMQSMLKARSPIHKERDLIPKQEEFRRIGSRMENVDENERIDAYMSRKFQFHNRETWRERIQNNEVLIEHGAHREKNQGYEVKLNKIKPTYKLKNYDQIWLFHPPEYEPDVIEKIDVVFDNEDVCIFSKPPNMVIHAAGLYGKNTFVNIAAKMGYADCAAVHRIDRETSGILACARKSSTRGIISEAFRQGNVDKMYIAVTKGSRALPEKFRVNLPIGEPENSLIRLKLWVEGKNLQSAETWFAKLATYNDYTLFACLPQTGRTNQIRIHLAAIGHWIVGDKMYHANENVFIEFYEKGYTKWVNDQTLFPRHMLHNTGIMIHSNDLPELNDKPIICELPQDMLNSDIVKNLLNNSSVPLNSEIQKEYLSRLFLELHETDFNLFPEIYQN comes from the coding sequence ATGTCACATTCTGAAATTATTACGTATTTAACCGAACAGACTGACTCAACTATGGATCTTGCAAAAAAAATTGCGCGAGAATCCAATGAGAATAAAATATTTGCAGTATTTGCAGAAAAGCAAACGGGGGGCAGAGGCAGAAATGGCAGTTCCTGGCTTCAAACAGAGCATCCGGCAATTTCTTTGCACCCATCGGAAAATATATCAATATTTCAGAATTTAGCGGAAGCCCTCGCTCAGCAAACTGACTTTTTACCTTTAACTCTCGTAATTCCGAGTCAAAAAATCAAAGTTCCTTTTGAATGGGTAACAACCCTTGTTGGCTGTGCTGTTTTCGACTCATTAAAAAAAACAGAGTCTTTTTTGCTCTCACATTTTCAAGATTTACCATTTCAAAATAATAAAAATATTTATATTAAATGGCCAAATGATATTATTTCTTATCAAAACAAAAACAAATTAACAACAGATCCAATATATTACAAAAAAATATGTGGAATTCTTTGTGAAACATCTTCTGTCCAAAACAATATTGGTGATTTTTTTATTGGTATTGGCTTAAATTTCTTTAAGCATCCTTCAACTGAAAAATCTACTTCTTTTTGGGAAAGTCTATTTCCACTTGAAATCAATAAAACTGAAAAAAGAAATATAAATAAATTCTTAAATACCAAATCATATATTCAGACTACAATATCGTATTTTTCAGAAACTTTATTAGATGAGCTTAATGAATATTTATTTGTAAAAAGAGACGTTCAACAACTAAAAAATTTAGCAATTGAAAGATCTCTTCCACTTGGCACAATTCTCTCCGTAAATAAAGGCACAAGAGTTGGGGAGTTTTTAGGTATCGATGACAATGCAGCTCTTTTATTAAGTGGCTCTAAGGATCCGATTTTATCTGGAGAAGTTTCTATAAAAGAGAAAAATGTTAATAAAATCGAGCAAAAAAATATTAAAACAACTCCTTCAATTTCAAATTTATCCGTTGCAAAAATTTCACCCACTCTAGCAATTGACTTTGGCAATACAAGAGTGCACATTGGTTTTCAATCTTCTGATTCTAAAAAATATCAAATTGACATTCCATACGATGTTTTCTTAACTAAAAATATACATAACGTTAGGGATGCTTTACGGCCAATTTTAGAAGGATTTATAGCTGATAGAAATAAAAAAATTGATTTCATTTATACCTCAGTTAATTCACCTGAAAAGACTCAAGAAACAATGAAATCAATTAAAAACTTTTTAACCACAACATTCCCTGAGATTATTTTGAAAGAAAATAAATTCACAGAACAAGATATTTTAAGCGCAATTGAAATATCTGGTGATTTTGACAAAAAAAGGCTAGGCGCAGATAGAGCATTAAAATTTATTTTTGCGGCAAAAGAAGCGCAAAAAACCAAAAGAAATACGATTATTTTTTCATTTGGCACTGCAGTAACATGTGAAGGAGTTTCTGCAAATTTAAATATTTTAGAAAATTTTATTTTTCCGGGCTTACAAATGGCTTTCAATGCTATTCATCATTATACTGCGTTGGTTCCACAGTTTTATGCCAATCCTGAATTATTTTCACCAAATAATAGACATTGGAATCAAGAAATCTATGTTCAACGCGGAATATTTCTTTCCACAGCATCGACTTTATTAGCTACTTTAAAAATGCATTCTCCTTGTAAATGCTATTTAAGTGGTGGTAATGCTGAAGAAATTATAAAAATAATCAATGAAGTTGATCCAAATAACAATCTCGATATCGAAATATTCCCAAGTATTGAAACAGATACTTTATTAAATATAAAAGATCATTTATTAAAGACAAAAAAAGAAGTTCAAATACCACAAATTGATTATTTTAAAAAAATAAAATACACTAAAGTAGAACATATTTCTAACGAAAACTCTTTAAATGAAGAAACGGATTTAACCCATACTGACGAAAATATAGATCAAGTTATGCAATCTATGTTAAAAGCGCGCTCGCCTATTCATAAAGAAAGAGATCTTATTCCTAAACAAGAAGAGTTTAGAAGAATTGGCAGCCGGATGGAAAATGTGGATGAAAATGAACGAATTGATGCATATATGTCACGTAAATTTCAATTCCACAACCGAGAAACATGGCGTGAAAGAATTCAGAACAATGAAGTTTTGATAGAACATGGAGCGCATAGAGAAAAAAATCAAGGCTACGAAGTCAAACTAAATAAAATTAAACCTACTTATAAATTAAAAAATTATGATCAAATTTGGCTCTTTCATCCACCTGAATATGAACCAGATGTTATAGAAAAAATTGATGTTGTGTTTGACAATGAAGATGTTTGTATTTTTTCTAAGCCGCCAAATATGGTCATACATGCTGCGGGTCTCTATGGGAAAAATACTTTTGTAAATATTGCTGCTAAAATGGGTTATGCTGACTGTGCAGCTGTGCATCGTATTGATCGTGAAACAAGTGGGATTTTGGCTTGTGCACGTAAATCATCAACGCGGGGAATTATTTCAGAAGCTTTCAGACAAGGCAACGTAGATAAAATGTATATTGCTGTTACGAAAGGCAGCAGAGCATTACCTGAAAAATTTAGAGTCAATTTACCTATTGGAGAACCAGAAAACTCACTCATCCGTTTAAAACTTTGGGTAGAAGGCAAAAACCTTCAATCTGCAGAAACTTGGTTTGCAAAACTTGCTACATATAATGACTACACATTATTTGCTTGTTTACCACAAACGGGTAGAACAAATCAAATTCGCATTCACTTAGCCGCTATCGGTCATTGGATCGTTGGTGATAAAATGTATCATGCAAATGAAAATGTTTTTATCGAATTCTACGAAAAAGGCTATACGAAGTGGGTAAATGATCAGACTTTATTTCCAAGACATATGCTGCATAATACTGGAATAATGATCCATAGCAATGATTTGCCCGAGTTAAATGATAAACCAATCATCTGCGAACTTCCCCAAGATATGCTCAATTCAGATATTGTAAAAAATCTTTTAAATAATTCTTCCGTTCCTCTTAATTCAGAAATACAAAAAGAATATTTATCTCGATTATTTCTTGAACTTCATGAAACAGACTTTAACCTTTTTCCAGAAATTTATCAAAATTAA
- a CDS encoding trans-sulfuration enzyme family protein, with translation MIKKNFDTLCVHAGVEPEQTTGAIMTPIFQTSTYVQDSPGNPKIYDYSRAGNPTRTALESSLAALEGTKHAITFASGLAAVQAVAQLLNPGDHVIVCDDVYGGTGRMFRKIFSKYNIEFEFVDMSNPKNIEPYFKKNTKLIWIETPTNPLLKIIDISAVTNLAKKFNVTTCVDNTFSSPVFQNPIDHGAQIVLHSTTKYIGGHSDLVGGCLMLNDDSLAEQLKFLQFAGGSVNAPIEAFLLLRSIKTLSLRMKKHHENALYLAREMQSMKIFSEVIFPGLESHPQFDIAKKQMRGYSGMISARIKGDFNTVKIFLSKLKYFSLAESLGGVESLVNHPETMTHASVPPELRKKLGITPDLLRFSVGIEDAQDLLNDLTQAAKSI, from the coding sequence ATGATTAAGAAAAATTTCGATACATTGTGTGTGCATGCAGGCGTTGAACCTGAACAAACTACTGGGGCAATCATGACCCCAATTTTTCAAACATCAACCTATGTGCAAGACTCACCTGGCAATCCTAAAATTTATGATTATTCACGCGCCGGAAACCCAACGCGCACAGCTCTTGAAAGTTCACTTGCAGCCCTTGAAGGCACAAAACATGCAATTACTTTTGCTTCAGGCTTAGCTGCAGTTCAAGCTGTAGCTCAATTATTAAATCCTGGCGACCATGTTATTGTTTGTGATGATGTTTATGGTGGTACGGGAAGAATGTTTAGAAAAATATTTTCTAAATACAATATTGAATTTGAATTTGTTGATATGTCAAATCCTAAAAATATTGAGCCTTATTTCAAAAAGAATACAAAATTAATTTGGATAGAAACACCAACCAACCCTTTGCTAAAAATAATAGATATTTCAGCTGTAACAAATTTAGCAAAGAAATTTAACGTAACAACTTGTGTAGACAATACGTTCTCATCACCTGTTTTTCAAAATCCAATCGATCACGGTGCGCAAATTGTTTTGCACAGCACAACAAAATATATTGGAGGACACAGCGATTTAGTGGGAGGCTGCCTTATGCTAAATGACGACTCGCTTGCCGAACAACTTAAATTTTTACAGTTTGCAGGCGGTAGTGTAAATGCGCCGATTGAAGCATTTTTATTATTAAGAAGTATAAAAACTCTGTCGTTAAGAATGAAAAAGCACCACGAAAATGCGCTGTATCTTGCACGTGAAATGCAAAGTATGAAAATATTTTCTGAAGTTATTTTTCCGGGTTTAGAAAGCCATCCTCAATTTGATATCGCAAAAAAACAAATGCGTGGATATTCAGGCATGATATCTGCCAGAATCAAAGGCGATTTTAATACAGTAAAAATATTTTTATCTAAACTAAAATACTTCTCATTAGCAGAAAGCTTGGGAGGAGTTGAATCCCTTGTCAATCATCCAGAAACAATGACGCATGCAAGCGTTCCTCCTGAACTCAGAAAAAAACTTGGTATCACTCCAGATCTTTTAAGATTTTCGGTTGGTATAGAAGATGCTCAAGACCTTTTAAATGATTTGACGCAAGCTGCAAAATCTATCTGA
- a CDS encoding formimidoylglutamase produces MNIDVLKYLEPAKLNFNARAESIASNFSKISLNSKNNHFITEQISDKFIIIGIPDDRGVIANLGNPGAKEGPKFFRESFYKMYDTKIMQKITNSKKLSQNLPSTSVTQDFLSDKITDVGNIILANTIEETHDRLADVIEFLLSNNPRLIFVIGGGHDFTYGSYKGHVKSKENEIIPIINLDAHFDLRPVINNEINSGTAFYRIIKDFNKNIANGKALLEIGIQRERNPHSLFNYAMQNGIKTVEYISLLNIWKENISGNIQIPSEHIHDHIDDCSKFGFERKTGSLHISLCLDIFDQALAPGTSASTPIGAQMKDLSQTFAYFGKSNTCRIMDIAELCPARDTLDQTARLCASIVYRIILLREEYSNR; encoded by the coding sequence ATGAATATAGATGTTTTAAAATATCTCGAACCAGCCAAATTAAATTTTAATGCCAGAGCAGAATCAATCGCTTCTAATTTTTCAAAAATATCCTTAAATTCTAAAAATAATCATTTCATTACTGAGCAAATATCAGATAAATTTATTATCATAGGTATTCCAGATGATCGTGGTGTCATCGCGAATTTAGGAAATCCCGGAGCGAAAGAAGGGCCAAAATTTTTTCGCGAATCTTTCTATAAAATGTATGACACGAAAATCATGCAGAAGATAACAAACTCAAAAAAATTATCGCAAAATTTACCCTCAACCAGTGTTACTCAAGATTTTCTATCCGATAAGATTACCGATGTCGGAAATATTATTTTAGCAAATACAATTGAAGAAACCCATGACAGACTTGCTGACGTTATTGAGTTCCTATTAAGCAATAATCCTAGACTCATTTTCGTAATAGGAGGCGGCCACGACTTCACATATGGAAGTTACAAAGGTCATGTAAAAAGTAAAGAAAACGAAATTATTCCTATTATCAACCTGGATGCACATTTTGATTTACGCCCCGTTATAAATAACGAAATAAATAGCGGCACAGCGTTTTATCGAATAATTAAAGATTTTAATAAAAACATTGCAAATGGCAAAGCCCTTTTAGAAATTGGCATTCAAAGGGAGCGCAACCCTCATTCTCTTTTTAACTACGCAATGCAAAATGGAATTAAAACTGTCGAATATATTTCCCTATTAAATATTTGGAAAGAAAATATAAGTGGAAATATACAAATACCTTCCGAGCATATCCATGATCATATTGACGATTGCTCTAAATTTGGCTTTGAACGAAAAACGGGAAGCTTGCACATTTCACTTTGCTTGGACATATTTGATCAAGCGCTTGCTCCTGGAACAAGCGCTTCGACTCCCATTGGAGCGCAAATGAAAGATCTTTCTCAAACATTCGCATATTTTGGAAAATCAAATACATGTCGCATTATGGACATTGCAGAACTTTGCCCAGCAAGAGATACTCTTGATCAGACAGCACGTCTTTGCGCTTCTATAGTTTATCGCATCATTCTCTTAAGAGAAGAATATTCTAATAGATAA
- a CDS encoding NADH-quinone oxidoreductase subunit A, translating to MEHSVQYIGMNPYLPILLILIFGLALGLGVSGVSFLLGPKKPNQHKLEVYECGLPITSTAERRFSIKFYLTAILFILFDIETIFMYLWSAAFDYLGWFGIVEIGIFVATLAIGYIYVLKRGALRWD from the coding sequence ATGGAGCATTCCGTACAATATATTGGTATGAACCCATATTTACCAATATTGCTCATTTTAATTTTTGGACTGGCACTTGGCTTGGGAGTGAGCGGTGTTTCATTTTTATTAGGCCCCAAAAAACCTAATCAACATAAACTCGAAGTCTATGAATGCGGCTTGCCAATCACAAGCACGGCTGAGAGACGTTTTTCAATCAAATTCTATTTGACAGCAATACTTTTTATTCTTTTTGATATTGAAACCATCTTTATGTACCTTTGGTCAGCAGCATTTGATTATTTAGGTTGGTTTGGAATTGTTGAAATTGGAATTTTTGTTGCAACACTTGCAATCGGCTATATTTACGTGCTCAAACGTGGCGCGTTACGTTGGGATTAA